In a single window of the Nicotiana tomentosiformis chromosome 8, ASM39032v3, whole genome shotgun sequence genome:
- the LOC138897168 gene encoding uncharacterized protein yields MAKKIKSLEQNIKNIQGLGGHKSISFSDLCMFYHIHLPPGFKTPKFEKYDGHGDPIAQLKKYCNQLRGVCGKEELLMAYFGESLVGVASKWFIGQDISHWHVWDDMAQAFIKQLQYNIDIAPDRNSLSNMKKKSTESFREYAIKWREQAARVKPPMDNYELITIFLESQEPDYFQNMMSVMGRPFAEAIKIGEMVENGLKTGNLESSCFYGHITGRSE; encoded by the coding sequence ATGGCCAAGAAAATAAAAAGTCTTGAacaaaacataaagaacatacaaggactaggtggtcacaaaagtaTTTCATTtagtgatctatgcatgttctatcatatccatttgccaccagggttcaagaccccaaaatttgagaagtatgatggacacggcgaccctatcgcccagTTGAAAAAGTattgcaaccagctgaggggtgtatgtggaaaagaagaattgttgatggcttattttggggaaagtcttgtgggggtagcctctaAATGGTTTATTggccaagatatctctcactggcatgtttgggacgacatggcccaagccttcatCAAACAACTCCagtacaacattgatattgcTCCAGATCgtaattccctgtccaatatgaagaaaaagtcgacggaaagctttagggagtatgccatcaagtggagggagcaagcggctagagttaagccacccatggataattatgagttgatcactatttttctagAGTCTCAAGAGCCTGATTATTTCCAGAATATGATGTCTGTTATGGGTAGACCATTcgctgaggctatcaaaattggggagatggtcgaaaatggtttgAAAACGGGCAATCTTGAGTCAAGCTGCTTTTATGGCCACATCACAGGCCGTTCAGAATAG